The Polaribacter sp. MED152 region AACCATAGGCACTAAAGCTAGATTTGGATCTGAAATATATGGAATTGCAAATAGCGCTATTGCAGTACCCAACAAACTTAAAGCATATATTTTTTTACCTCCAAATCTAAGAGTTAACGGCACCAATGCTAAAGCAACAAGCATTGTTACTGTATTGTAAGTTAAACTCATTTTTGCTGCTTGAGAAGCCGCTTCTGATGTTGTATAGCCTAAGGTCTTTTTAAAAAGTGGTGTTGTAAATTGCCAGTAAATAAATAACGCATACCATTGAAAAAGATAAACACCTCCAATTTTCCACATAAACTTTGGCATTTCTTTTACAGCATCTATAATCTCTGCAAATGGCTGTGTAATTCTTTGAGTAAAGGGCAAACCTTTAATCTTATTAATTTCTTCTAACTCTTCTTCTGCTGGCGGAATTTCTGGTGTTTTAAATACAGAGTATAAAATAGTTGTAAGTGATAAAAACGCACCTATAAAGAAGGAATAATACAACCACTGAGGAATTGTACCTGCTTCTTCTACAGATTCTCCTCCAAACCAATATTGAAAAAGAACTATAGAGCCATTGGCCAATAAAATTCCTGCTCCTACAAATAAACTTTGCATTTGATAACCCAAACTTAGTTGTTTTTCTGGCAATTTATCGCCCACAAAAGCTCTGTAAGGCTCCATAGCCATATTATTACCCACATCTAAAATCCATAGTAAACCAACTGCAAACCAAAGTACAGGACTATGAGGAAATGCAAACAAACAAATACTACCTAACAAGGCTCCTATTAAAAAGTAAGGTTTTCTTCTCCCCCATCTTTTAGACCAAGTTTTGTCTGACATAGCTCCAATAATTGGTTGTACAATTAAACCTGTTACAGGACCTGCAATATTTAAAATTGGAAGCATATCTTCTGGAGCTCCAAGGTATAAGAAAATGGGGTTTATTGCTGTTTGTTGCAATCCAAAACTATATTGAATTCCTAAAAACCCGACATTCATATTAAAAATCTGCCAGAAAGATAATTTTGGTTTGGCTAGTTTCATATTTTGTAATTTAATCTTTAAAATAAAAACCCAATTTGGCCTTTATAAACACTCATTATTTTATCAATAAAATTGATTTTTAGACAAGTTGTAAGTATTGGTTAATTAAGCGTGTATCAGCAATCTATTTAATTATTATTATAAATCAGAATTAATTAAAAATAAAATTAAATTGAAACACCGAAAACGATTTAGATGCTTTCTAAATCGTTTCAATTTAATATTTAATTTCTAAATAAACTAAAAAGGTCTTATTCATTTTTTACTGAATAAGACCTTTTCTAAATTATAAATTCTCTTATAACTTTAATTTGTAGCAGCTAATTTTTGAGTAATATAAGAACCTACATTTCTACCTTGTTCTACACCCACTTCTACAGCAGCTCTGTAATGAATACCTCCATACATTCTACTAATTGCAGCTTCATCTGCAGCATCTGCAAAAGAATCAAAACTTCTAATTGGTAATCCAAAAGGTACTTCTGTATCATCATCAAAAGCAAAGTTATCGCCAAAAATTGAGGTTAACACTGTTGAAGCTGCTCCTGACACTACAGAATGTCCACTTGTGTATTCTGGAAAAGGTGGTGTCTGTAAAATTGGCACCCAATCTGGATCTATATTTTGATTTATTAATGTTTCTGGACGAATTAAATTACTTCTGTATTTCTCATCCCAACAACTAATAAAAGCATCTGCTATAGCTAAAGAGGTTTTAGTGTATGCATTTACAGTTTCCATAAAATTTGCATCGGTTTTTCTTGCTGCAATTTTTACAATTCCAATCCAATGAGCACCTGGAGAAATTTTCTTTGTAGCAAACATAAAATGACCTCTAGTTACTGATACAAAAGGATTACAGTCCCAAAATTGGGCAATTGCAATCTCTTCTGATGTATCACCTTCTTTCGTAATTTCTTCGCTAATTGTATATACCTCTAGTAATTCTTTATAGAAATCTGAGTCTTTATCTAAAGAAAATTTTGGTGGTGGAATAGGCTTAAACTGGTCTGCAGTTTCTAACAGAAATGGTCTTATTTTATTCCAATGAGGTTCTATACCTTCCATATATGCAGGAGGTGTTGGTTGCCAACGAGAAGGATCGTCTGTATCTACAGTAAATTTTTCCATGGTTCTTGTTTCGCTATAATTGTCTTTATCCATCCAAGATTTTACATGTTTTACTACTTCTGATGCGTAATTTTTAGACGCAAGAAATTCTTTCTTATTACTGTTTTCCCACTTTGCAAATAAAGAATCTTTTACAATATCAATTTTATCTTCCGAAAAAACCAACATTTTGCTAATTTCCATATGAGCAATTAGTGCTGATAATTTTAAATTAATTGGGGCATCACTGTTTGCTTTAGGTATTGCTTTTAAACCAGTAACTGTATTTGCTAAAGATGAATATACACTATCTTTTTGTACCATAATTTCGTAAGCAGCTATATTTGGATAAGCAAAAACTCTACTTGCTACTGGTGGAGAAAAGATATCATGAATCATTATTTGAGATACTTGATCTACTGAAGCATGATAGTCTTCTGCTGAAATATTTATAGGTTCGTTAGAAGTATTACAGCTATGGAGAACTGCAATCACAAACACAAACTTTACTGTTTTTAAAACGTTTTTTAATAAATTACTCATACTTCTATTATACTTATTTATTAGTATTTGTAATGAACGATTGCCCATTATTAGATAGCACTAACAAACTATCTTTATTAATCGGAATAATTTTTCTACCACAGAAATTTCTTGGAAGTTGTAACGATTTATTCTGGTTAAAATCACCATTTACAAATTGAAACGAACCTCCTGAATTTGAACTACTTTTACCTAATTCTGTTACAAAACCATCAAAATTACCAGTATAATAAATATGATTTCCATTGACATAAAAATCTTCAATTGTGCTATACTGAGCTTCTTTTGGTAAAGGAATTTTTATAAATGATTTACCATCATTTATAAATGCCATAGAACGTAATTCAAAAAGAGTTTTAGTAGTTAAAATATCTTTTTCTTCTTTTAACTCTAAATCTTTAATAGAATTTACCTCTGCAAAAGTAGCATATTTTAAAAACTTTTTCTTGATTATTGGTAACTGCTGAATAAGTTTTTCTTTAGTTGCAAAAGGTACGTTTGTTCCAAAATAGTTGTAAAAAATGATTGGGTCTATTTTGTAGTTTTTGTCAAAATCATCTACATACATCGTTACTGGTTTTGCAACACTAGCCTTCCATTTAAAATTTTGACCTGTATTCCCTGCTAAAATATCTAAGTTACCATCGTTATTTAAATCTTTTAAATCAATAACATTCCACATTCCATTGGTGTTTTCTAAACCAAATTCTTTTGTTTTATTTTCTAAATTACCCTCTTTATTGATAGACCAAACAGTTATGGGCATCCAGTCTCCTGCAAGAATAAGTTCTACAAAACCATCATTATTTAAATCGGCCCATTTACTGTCTGTAATCATTCCGAATCTTTTCTTAAACTGAATTTCGAAATTGTTGTTTCCAGTGTTTTTTAAAATGTAGCTAAAAGGTGATAAACCATAAGCATTTGGAATAGATCTACTGCCTATAAATAAATCTTGTAAACCATCATTATTATAATCATAAGAAGAAACAGAACCACCATTTGTTGCCAAAAGTGTAGCATTCAATTTTGTAAAGTTGGATTTACCATCGTTAATATAAACTCTGTCTTCTAATAAAGGATCTCCCTCTTCATAATCACTTCCACCACTTAAAGCGTAAATATCTAAATCATTGTCATTATCTATATCTAAGGCAATTGCATCTACATCTTCGTACATAGCATCCTCTTTAAAGATGGGCAATTCTTTTGGAGTAAAATTTCCTTTTGCATTTTGCATAAATAATACTGGCTCTTGGTTTCTTGCACCTCCTATAAAAAGATCTTTTAAACCATCTCCATCAAAATCTGCTTGTACATAAGAAGGCCCTTCTGTAGACAGTTTTTCTGGAATTAAACCTTCTTTTTCATAATCTAAAAAAGTATTTTCTTTGTGCTGATACGAAAATTCTTGAGGTTGAGATTTATCAACTTTATTGTAAGCATAAGCTGATGTTTGCTTCTTTACAACCTCATGTTCTTTATTTACAGCAAGGTCTTTTAAGACGGTCTTAGTATTATCGTTCCAAATAATTTGAAGGGAGTCTATTTTTGCGATATCTGCTAAACCAAAATGTACTTTTCGAGTAGAACTAGATAAAAAGCCTTTTACAGTATGCTGTTCTTTGTAAAATGTTTTTCCATTTGCAAACAAATAAAGCTTAGTTCCATTTGAATTTAAACCTTTATTTTCCTCAAAAATATTTAAAGTAAGATAATTACTATTTTCAGATTTATTTTCTAAAATTGTTGCCTTTTCATTTATATTATTGACAACAATGTCTAAATCTCCATCCAAATCTAAATCTGAATAAGCAGCTCCATTAGAATAGGTTTCTGAGTAACTTTGTTTGCTTTTATTAAATTTTAAATCACCCTTATTTGTAAACAAAACATTTTGAAGTTTTAAGGTAGGCATTACATCTATTAACTTTTGCTCTAAAGTATCTTGCAAAGTTTCTGTATACTTTGCAAAATCGACATTACTTATGTAATTGATGTAATCTAAATCATTTGGTCTTTTGTATATTCCGTTTGTAATGTAAATATCATTTAATCCATCATTATTGTAGTCTAAAATAAGAGGAGACCAGCTCCAATCTGTAGCATGTGTATTTGTAAAAAGGGCTACATCTTTAAAATAAGTGTCATGATTTAATTGCAAATGATTTCTAGAGTATTGCTGCTGAAAACCAAAAGACTTTTTAATTTCATTTACTTTATCTGAATCTTCACCTCCAGATTTTAAAAATACATCTGCTTTGTAAGGCATCATGTCTAGAGTAATAATATCTGGTTTTGTATCATTATTTAAATCGCCAGAATCTACACCCATTGTAAATCTAGAAGTATGATTAAAATAGCTTTCACTAGATTCTGTGAAAGTTTTATCGCCATTATTGATGTATAAATAATCATTTTCATGAAAATCGTTCCCAACATAAATATCGATAAAACCATCTTGATTTACATCTGTTGTTGTAATTGCCAAACCATAACCCAAAGCACTGTTATAAATACCTGCGTCTTTGGTTACATCCTTAAATTTAATTTGACCTTTTTCTGATTGATTTTCAAACAAAATATCTCCAGCTAAAACATCACTTTTATTTCTTAACTCTTTATTACCATAAGAGTATGTGGAATGTACAGAATGATTTAGAAGATACATATCTACATCACCATCTTTATCATAATCGAAGAAAGAAGCTTGTGTAGAAAATCCAGAAAAATCTAAACCATATTCTTTGGCTTGCTCTTTAAAGGTGTTGTTTCCTTGATTAATGTACAGCTCGTTTTTAGCCTGTAAGCTTTTGTAATTACCCACTTTACAAACGTAAATATCTAGCAAACCATCATTATTAATGTCTACCATTGTTACTCCTGTAGACCAAGAATTTTCTTTACTAATATTACTGGCTAAAGAAATGTCTTCGAACTTTAAATTCCCTTTGTTCAAGTATAATTTATCTGCTTTTTGGTTGGCTGTAAAGTAAATGTCGTCTAAACCATCGTTATTAATATCACCCAGAGCAACTCCACCACCATTGTAATAATATAGATATTCAATAATATTTAAATCTCCTTTTGGTGATAAATCATTTGAAAAATCTACGCCAGAAAAGCTAGCTTTAACATCTTTAAATTTAGTGCCAAGTTGATTTTCTGAATCTTTATTCTCTTTATTTTGAGAACAGCCAATTAGAGCAAGTAACGTTATTAAACCTAATTTTTTAATCATAATTAATAGTTGTAAACGTTTATAGAATCATTATTTCTAGTGATAAATAATTGATTATTAATAATTTTAAAATCTCTTATTTGACCTTTTACCTTTAAACCTTTTCCAGACTTATATAATTCAAAATTTAGGTTTCCATTATTTTCTAGATAAGTACCAAATGAGGCATCATATCTACCAAATTCTGGTTTTACTCCATTTAAATTACCACCCAAAATAATATCTTGATCACCATCATTATCAAAATCGGATATTGCTATTGCATAAACTGGAGAAAGTTGTGCTTCTAAAGGTAAATTTAAAATATCGAAGGTAAAATCTCCTTGGTTGATTACTATTAAAGAATTTAATGTATTTGCCTCTAGCTTTGTGCTCTCTTGCAACTGTGTTTCTGTAAAAATATCTGTTATTGATGCGTTTTTAAATGATTGATAATCTGGATATTTCTTACTCAAATATTTTAGCTGATCTACTAAATTATGGCGAAGTGCATAAGGATATAATTTACCATCTTCACCTGTTAATGATAATATTGGATCTAAGAATCCATTTTTATCATAATCATTAACAAACAATTGAATAGGATTTTCTTTACTGGCCTTAAATCTGCTATTTAAACCATGATTTCCTAGTACCAAATCTAAATCTCCATCATTATCTAAATCTGCTTTTTCTAAAGTATTCCACCATCCTTTTAATTCTGCAAGTGGATGATTTTGCAACTTAGAGAATACGCCGTTTTTGTTCTGAAAAACATGAATTCCCATAAACTCGCCAACCACCACTAAATCTTCAAAACCATCTTTATTTATATCGATAAATAAAGCATCAGTAATCATTCCTAAATCCTTAAAGACGTTTGTGTTTGAATTTTCAAAATTTCCTTTACCATCATTTAGTAATAAAAAACCTGAACCTGGTATCCCATAAGAATTAGGTATTGCTCTTTCACCTACAAACAGATCTAAATCATTATCATTATCTACATCAGCAACTGTAACTGTACTAGAGCTATGGTAACCTTGTTTGGTAGGTAATTTTTGTTTTGATAAGGTGTAATTACCTAAACCATCATTTATATACAACTTATCTAAATAGTTTGCACTAAACTTTGTAGTTTCTATACCCCCACTACAAACATATAAATCTAAATCACCATCTGAATCTGCATCAAACAAAATGCTCTCTGCATCTTCTGCAGCTCTTTGTAGGTTGAAACTTTCGTTCTCTTTTTGCACAAAATTATTATCTTTTTGTAAAAATAGGGTAGATGCTTTTCCTTTAGAACCTCCTATAAAAATATCATCTTTACCATCGTTATTGACGTCTCCAACACTCATTTTAGGGCCTTCTGTACTTCTCATAAAAGGCAATAGACGTTCTACGTTAAAATCTACATAGTTATTTTCTTTATGTTTAAAATCTAAAACATTCTCTGCTTTCGTAAACAGGATATCATTAAACGTTGAAGGTGCTACTGCATCTGTAGCATCTTTTTCGAATAATGTTACTGTTTGATCTGCTTGCAAATCACTAACGAAAGTAGATTTACCTGAAGGCCAAGTAACGATTAATGACAATTCACCAGGGTTTATAAAACCAAAATTTGGTCTATTATCCATAGAAGACTGAAAACCTCTTACAGGTTGTTGCTCTAAAAAATAGTGTTCTGTATCGTTAATTAATTCTAACTTAGCTCCTATAGCATCTTTATTAGCTCCTTCTCCTTTTAAGATTACTTTTAAAAAATGCGTGTTCTCTACATTGTTTTGGTAAACAAACAATGGCATATTTACGTTATTCACAATAAGATCTAAATCACCATCATTATCTAAATCACCATAAGCTGCACCATTAGAAAAGCCTTTGGTATCTAAACCATTTTGTGTTAGTTCAAATTTTAAATTTCCCTGATTTAGGTATGCATGATTTTTTACCTTGTTAGAAGGAATAATATCAATTAGTTTTTTATAATCTACCTTGTCATTAGTAACGATAGATTGAATAATTTCTTGGTTTGATACGTATCTTAAATAATCTTGATCTGTAAGGTCTTTATAAATTCCGTTTGCGATAAATAAATCTTTTAAACCGTCATTATTCATATCAAAAAAGATGGCACCCCAACTCCAATCTGATGCTTCTACGCCACTAAATCTACCTACTTCATTAAAAGTTAAATCTGTATTATTCAGTTGTAACATGTTTCTGGTAAACTGATGATAATAATCGTTTTTTAGATTGTATTGGTATTTGTTCCAATCTTCAAAAGTGGTTACTGTTTTTAATCTTTCATATTCACTTGGTAACATTTCTGTTACAAAGATTTCATTAAAACCGTCGTTATTAATATCTGCAGCATCTGCACCCATAGATGCACCACTAATTGAATTAATTGAAGTAGTTAACTGCTCTTTGAAAGAACCATTTTGCTGATTGATGTACAAGTAATCTCTCTCGAAAAAATCATTAGAAATATACATATCTTCCCAACCATCATTATTAAAATCGCTAACTGTAATTCCTAAACCAAAACCAATTACACTGCCATAAATTCCGGCTTTTTCACTTACATCTACAAATTTTCCATCTCTGTTTTCGAAAAATTTATCACCTCCTAAAACATCTCTTTTTGGTCTTTCGTTTTTGGTAAGGTTAAAACTTCCAATAGCTTGATAAGAGTTATTTAAAAGGTATACATCTAAATCACCATCTTTATCATAATCAAAGAAAGATGCATGTGTAGAAAAGCCTAAATCTGCCAAACCATATTCCTCTGCTCTTTCTGTAAAGGTTAAATCGCCATTATTGATAAATAGTTCATTTTGTTTGTTATCTCCTTGAACATCACCAGAATTACAAACATAAATATCTAAAAAACCATCTGCATTAATATCTACCATAGAAACACCTGTAGACCATGCCTTTGTACCTACTATTTTAGCAATTTCAGAAATATCCTCAAATTGAAAATTACCTTTATTTAAGTATAACTTATTATCTGATAAATTTGAGGTTAAATACACATCTTGCAAACCATCATTATTGATATCACCAATAGCTACACCTCCACCATTATAAAAATTTCGATATTTATACACATTAAAATCATTCGTAGATTCTAAGTTATTTTCGAAATTAATACCAGTTACTTCTGGTGGTAATAATTTAAATTGTGTTATTTCTTTTTGCTCATTATTACAAGCAAAAATTATTAGTAGTAGAATAAATGGGAGTTTTCTTAACATTCTTTTATTTAACTAGTGAATTGTATTTGTATTCTAAATTTTCGATTAACACAGAAATATCTCTATCTGATTCTATTTTAACCTGAATTTGTCGGTTGCCATCTACTTTTACAATAGCATTGTTTTTGGTAGTGATAAACTCGTTTCCTGGATACCATTTTAGTAACGTATCTTTAACTACAGGTAATAATTTATCTGATTGTAAATCTTTATTCCAAGGAGCCCAAGCAGAATAAGAGAATTTCATATCCATAGCTGTAATTTTGTTGTACGCATTAAATCTTGCATAGAACAACATTACCATTCTTTTAGTAGCTTGTGTGCTATCTTTTGGCTCTAAAATAGTTTGTACATAATCATTATTCTGGCCATGAGTAGCAACACCTTCTTTATTCAATTGCCAACAAATATCATAAAATTCTTTTCTTGTTTGCCCAAACTTTAGGCCGTGAAAAATAGAATCGTATCTTTTATTACTCGCCAACTCTTTTTTAACCAGTTTTGTGTAATCTGATTGACAAGATTGGATTAGAAAAAAACTAAATATAAAAATTAGAAGTTTATAAATTTTAAATGTTCTCATTGTTCTATTTGCTATCATTTATCTTTAAAAACACTAAGTTTTCGTTGTTAATTGTGGTTAAAATATAGTTTTTATTATTAATTTTTGTTTTATGAAAATCTCTAATTTGGCCTTTTACATTCAGAGAAGTAATTTCTCCAAATTTTTTACCATAAACATCCCCTAACATCAACCAGCCATAAGATGCATCTTGACGTCCAAACTGTGGTTTTACCAAATACTGGTTTCCTCCAAATATAATATCTAAAACACCATCATTATTTGCATCCACAGTTTCAATTGCCTCAATATTTGAATATTGAATTTTACTTGGCAACTCATACATTGTAAATGTATTATTTTCATTTAAAAACAAAGCTGATTTTGTAAGCATAATATCTCTAACTATAGCTTGATTTAATTGCTCTTTGTTAAATATTGAAGACATGCTAGCATTTGCATAATCTTTATAATAACGAAGCTTGGGTTTTAAACTTACAATTTGAGAAATTAATTCATCTCTATCTAAAACTGGATAGTATTTGCCATTTTTTGCATAACAAATAATCTGCTCTACTTTTCCATTATTATCAAAATCGGACACATAAATGCGTAGCTTATTTTTTAGAAATGTATTATCTCCTTTATTACCTGCTATAATATCTAAATCGCCATCTTTATCAATATCTATAGTTTTCAGAGTTTTCCAAAAACCAGAATAACCATCTAAATTATATTCTTTTGTTTTGTTAATTAATTGACCATTGATATTTAGAAATACAGAAATTGGCATCCATTCTCCTGAAATTATCAAATCTTTTCTTCCGTCTTTATTAATGTCTTTCCACTCAGAATCTGTAATTAAACCAAGGTTATTCAATGCGTTTTGCTCTGAAATTACAAAATTATTATCGCCTTTATTTTCTAACAAATAACCATTTACAGGCACACCATAAGCTTCTACCCTAAAACGTTCTCCAACAAAAATATCTTCATCTCCATCATTATCAAAATCATAAACACTTACTGTAGATGAACTTATAGGTTGATTGAATGGTAATGCTTTTTTGGCTTTAATAAAATTACCTTTACCATCATTTATATACAAACGATCGTGCAACAAATAATCGAACTTGGAATACGCTTTTCCACCACTTGTTACATATAGATCTAAATCACCATCATTATCACTATCAAAAAATACTGCATCTGTATCTTCTGATGATTTATTTACAATAAAAGGTGCTCTAATAATTTGAAAATTTTCTGAATTTTGAGAAAGAAACAACTGTCCTAATTGCCCTTTTGCTCCACCAATATAATAATCTAACTTTCCATCTTTATTTACATCTGCGCTTGCAATGTTAGGGCCTTCATTACTGAACATCTCTGGCAAAAGTTGTTCTCTGTTAAAATCTACAAATTTATTTTCTCGATGTTTAAAACTAAAAATAGAATCGGTTTTTACGAAGTATTCTTCTTTTAAACTGATTTTAGAATCAACATCTTTAGTTTCTTTTTCTGGTTGTTGAAATGAGTATTGCTGATTGGTTTTTAATTTTTTATACTTAGAAATGGATGTATCAGGCCAAGTAATTACTAAACTATCAATAATATCTGTATCTCCTAGACCAAAAACTAAGTTTGTGGTTACCGAGCTTTGAAAACCTCTTGATGGGTAATTTTCTAAAACACTGTATTTATCGTCATAAAAAATTTCTGCTTTTGCACCAATTGCAAACTTGTTTGTTAGACCTCCTTCTAATTTTAGAGTGATACTTTTATATTTTGAACTATCTGTTTGGTTTTGATAAATAAAGGCTGGCATGTTTACATTATTTACAACTAAATCTAAATCGCCATCATTATCTAAATCTGCATAGGCACTACCATTGCTAAAACTTGGTTTGTTCAAGCCCCAATCATTGGTTTTATCTTCAAAATTAAAATCACCTAAATTTTGATACATAGAATTTGGAAGTGCTTGAGAGGGCATTAACTCAATTAAATTCTGAATTACATTACTCCCATCTTTAATCATTTCCTTAATTCGCTCTCCATCTTCCATGTAGTTTAAATAATCTCTATCTAATAAATCTTTATAAATTCCATTACTGATAAAAACATCTTTAAAACCATCATTATCTGCATCAAATAATAATGAAGACCAACTCCATTCTGAAGCTGCAACATTAGAGAATCTACTAATTTCTAAGAACCTTCCAGACCCTAAATTTTGATGTAAGGCATTTCTACTAAACTGTTGATGATAGCCATTTTTTACAGCTGCATCATATTTGTTCCAAGACTCAAAAATTGTTTTGGTACGTTGTCTTTCTAAATTTTTAGGCAACATTTCTGTAACCATAATATCTATGAAAGAATCATTATTTAAATCTGCAGCGTCTGCACCCATAGAACCCATAGAAATAGATTCCATTTGATTGGTTAATTCTTCTTTAAATTTTCCGTTTTTTTGGTTGATATATAAATAATCGCGCTCAAAGAAATCATTAGAAATGAAAATATCAGGCCAAGAATCATTGTTATAATCGCTTACAGTAATTCCTAAACCAAAACCAATTGCACTTGAATAAATGTTAGATTCCTTAGTAACATCTGTAAAAAAACCATCATCATTTCTTAAAAGTTTATTCCCATTTGCAGAAGGTATATTTCGTTGGTTTTTAATTAAATCATAATTACCCACAGAACGAATTGAGTTATTTAACAAATAACAGTCTAAATCACCATCTTTATCATAATCAAAAAAATTGGCTTGTACAGCTAAACCTGTAATATCTAATCCATATTTTGCAGACTGCTCTGTAAAAGTTAAATCGCCATTATTAATATACAGTTCATTATGTCTATTTTGTTCTCTTGGAGGCCCAGCTTTACAAACATAAATATCTAGAAAGCCATCATTATTAATGTCTACAAAACTTACACCTGAGCACCAACTATCTTTAGAATTAACTTTAGCTATATCAGTAATATTTTCGAATTTAAAATTACCTTTATTTAAGTATAGTTGATTATCAACCAAGTTACCTGTAAAAAAAACATCTTCTAAACCGTCATTATTAATATCTCCTAAAGCAACTCCACCTCCATTGTAAAAATTCTTATAAGTATATGGATTTAAAGCTTCTGTAACCTTTAAATCATTAAAAAAAGTAATGCCAGAATTGGTTTGCTCTAAAAAGAGCGATTTATCATTTTTAACATCTTTACAAGAGGCAAAAATTATTAGAAGTATTAGATAAATTCTATAATTAATAGTCATTAAATGATAAAAATAAATTGATATATGAAAGATATAAAAATCGATTATTTGATTGAAATATAAAAATATGACGAGGGTAAATTTTAGATAATTTCAGCTTTTTGTTACCAAAAATTTAGAATTATAAAAAAGTAAAACGGGTTGCTAATAATTAAGCAACCCGTTCTTGATATTAAACAAAGTTTAGTAAATTAATATCCAGGATTTTGAGTTAAAGTTCCTCCACTTGCATCAATCTGCTCTTGTGGAATTGGGAACAATGTTTTGTGAGCATCGCTATTGGTTTTCTCCCACCAAGAATCTCCCCATTTTCCAAAACGG contains the following coding sequences:
- a CDS encoding VCBS repeat-containing protein — protein: MLRKLPFILLLIIFACNNEQKEITQFKLLPPEVTGINFENNLESTNDFNVYKYRNFYNGGGVAIGDINNDGLQDVYLTSNLSDNKLYLNKGNFQFEDISEIAKIVGTKAWSTGVSMVDINADGFLDIYVCNSGDVQGDNKQNELFINNGDLTFTERAEEYGLADLGFSTHASFFDYDKDGDLDVYLLNNSYQAIGSFNLTKNERPKRDVLGGDKFFENRDGKFVDVSEKAGIYGSVIGFGLGITVSDFNNDGWEDMYISNDFFERDYLYINQQNGSFKEQLTTSINSISGASMGADAADINNDGFNEIFVTEMLPSEYERLKTVTTFEDWNKYQYNLKNDYYHQFTRNMLQLNNTDLTFNEVGRFSGVEASDWSWGAIFFDMNNDGLKDLFIANGIYKDLTDQDYLRYVSNQEIIQSIVTNDKVDYKKLIDIIPSNKVKNHAYLNQGNLKFELTQNGLDTKGFSNGAAYGDLDNDGDLDLIVNNVNMPLFVYQNNVENTHFLKVILKGEGANKDAIGAKLELINDTEHYFLEQQPVRGFQSSMDNRPNFGFINPGELSLIVTWPSGKSTFVSDLQADQTVTLFEKDATDAVAPSTFNDILFTKAENVLDFKHKENNYVDFNVERLLPFMRSTEGPKMSVGDVNNDGKDDIFIGGSKGKASTLFLQKDNNFVQKENESFNLQRAAEDAESILFDADSDGDLDLYVCSGGIETTKFSANYLDKLYINDGLGNYTLSKQKLPTKQGYHSSSTVTVADVDNDNDLDLFVGERAIPNSYGIPGSGFLLLNDGKGNFENSNTNVFKDLGMITDALFIDINKDGFEDLVVVGEFMGIHVFQNKNGVFSKLQNHPLAELKGWWNTLEKADLDNDGDLDLVLGNHGLNSRFKASKENPIQLFVNDYDKNGFLDPILSLTGEDGKLYPYALRHNLVDQLKYLSKKYPDYQSFKNASITDIFTETQLQESTKLEANTLNSLIVINQGDFTFDILNLPLEAQLSPVYAIAISDFDNDGDQDIILGGNLNGVKPEFGRYDASFGTYLENNGNLNFELYKSGKGLKVKGQIRDFKIINNQLFITRNNDSINVYNY
- a CDS encoding VCBS repeat-containing protein, which translates into the protein MTINYRIYLILLIIFASCKDVKNDKSLFLEQTNSGITFFNDLKVTEALNPYTYKNFYNGGGVALGDINNDGLEDVFFTGNLVDNQLYLNKGNFKFENITDIAKVNSKDSWCSGVSFVDINNDGFLDIYVCKAGPPREQNRHNELYINNGDLTFTEQSAKYGLDITGLAVQANFFDYDKDGDLDCYLLNNSIRSVGNYDLIKNQRNIPSANGNKLLRNDDGFFTDVTKESNIYSSAIGFGLGITVSDYNNDSWPDIFISNDFFERDYLYINQKNGKFKEELTNQMESISMGSMGADAADLNNDSFIDIMVTEMLPKNLERQRTKTIFESWNKYDAAVKNGYHQQFSRNALHQNLGSGRFLEISRFSNVAASEWSWSSLLFDADNDGFKDVFISNGIYKDLLDRDYLNYMEDGERIKEMIKDGSNVIQNLIELMPSQALPNSMYQNLGDFNFEDKTNDWGLNKPSFSNGSAYADLDNDGDLDLVVNNVNMPAFIYQNQTDSSKYKSITLKLEGGLTNKFAIGAKAEIFYDDKYSVLENYPSRGFQSSVTTNLVFGLGDTDIIDSLVITWPDTSISKYKKLKTNQQYSFQQPEKETKDVDSKISLKEEYFVKTDSIFSFKHRENKFVDFNREQLLPEMFSNEGPNIASADVNKDGKLDYYIGGAKGQLGQLFLSQNSENFQIIRAPFIVNKSSEDTDAVFFDSDNDGDLDLYVTSGGKAYSKFDYLLHDRLYINDGKGNFIKAKKALPFNQPISSSTVSVYDFDNDGDEDIFVGERFRVEAYGVPVNGYLLENKGDNNFVISEQNALNNLGLITDSEWKDINKDGRKDLIISGEWMPISVFLNINGQLINKTKEYNLDGYSGFWKTLKTIDIDKDGDLDIIAGNKGDNTFLKNKLRIYVSDFDNNGKVEQIICYAKNGKYYPVLDRDELISQIVSLKPKLRYYKDYANASMSSIFNKEQLNQAIVRDIMLTKSALFLNENNTFTMYELPSKIQYSNIEAIETVDANNDGVLDIIFGGNQYLVKPQFGRQDASYGWLMLGDVYGKKFGEITSLNVKGQIRDFHKTKINNKNYILTTINNENLVFLKINDSK